One segment of Streptomyces glaucescens DNA contains the following:
- a CDS encoding HEPN domain-containing protein has protein sequence MPALQGLQPGGLDLDLLAGAPFVHAHNPERAPDRRDTGWFDFAGRRPEALHWRALLPLILWSEDLLHVDAVFGVERGRYFDLNRNQVPTTIQIYEDRHGIPEEVEVRESGSFRVAAAALPRLQAFCSAVTAKIDAVMDGITSGRSLPRKRARRLERAARHLLQAYQRTYRDDGVWEEEADERLLDYVIALEALMVSPGDKHEGISERIRTRTAALFPSPLRKGVESRVQKAYSARTKYVHGDLLADQKEAELRELRLLVRQVVLRWLILTPYDTQDLAPRLDTAAECISCSRAINEPLRAFFQASPPQEDVRA, from the coding sequence ATGCCGGCACTCCAGGGCCTCCAGCCGGGTGGGCTCGACCTCGATCTCCTGGCCGGTGCCCCCTTTGTCCACGCCCACAACCCCGAGCGCGCGCCGGACCGCAGGGACACGGGCTGGTTCGACTTCGCCGGTCGCCGTCCGGAAGCCCTGCACTGGAGGGCGTTGCTGCCGCTGATCCTGTGGAGTGAGGATCTGCTGCACGTCGACGCGGTGTTCGGCGTCGAGCGCGGCCGCTACTTCGACCTGAACCGGAACCAGGTGCCCACCACCATCCAGATCTACGAGGATCGCCATGGCATCCCGGAAGAGGTCGAAGTCCGCGAGAGCGGCAGCTTCCGCGTCGCTGCAGCCGCTCTCCCTCGGCTGCAGGCCTTTTGCTCCGCGGTGACAGCGAAGATCGATGCCGTCATGGACGGCATCACCAGCGGCCGGAGTCTTCCCAGGAAGCGAGCCCGCCGTTTGGAGCGAGCTGCCCGTCACCTGCTGCAGGCCTACCAGCGCACCTACAGGGATGACGGCGTGTGGGAGGAAGAAGCCGACGAGCGGCTTCTGGACTACGTCATCGCGCTGGAAGCCCTGATGGTCAGCCCCGGCGACAAGCACGAGGGCATCAGCGAGAGGATCCGGACCCGGACGGCGGCCCTGTTCCCCAGCCCACTGCGCAAGGGCGTCGAGAGCAGAGTGCAGAAGGCGTACAGCGCGCGAACTAAGTACGTACACGGAGACCTCCTCGCCGACCAGAAGGAGGCCGAACTGCGCGAGCTCAGGCTGCTCGTCCGGCAGGTCGTCCTGCGCTGGCTCATCCTCACCCCCTACGACACCCAAGACCTCGCACCGCGTCTTGACACCGCAGCCGAATGCATCAGCTGCTCACGCGCCATCAACGAACCCCTACGCGCCTTCTTCCAGGCATCACCGCCACAGGAGGACGTCCGGGCCTGA
- a CDS encoding winged helix-turn-helix domain-containing protein, whose amino-acid sequence MFRAHRHPLARLPAPVHRLVRRRRAAWRPHRPDLALAAGLDAWSWIEILERHLRLTPAAGSRSAPPLRPVLADVEDGIAAPDPGDRWKVTWRQGPGDDRPLAERITSLITQDELAVGAVFPSESKLAERLGVSRPSLRKALAQLEASGILAGGGQGKQRTLRSLPPGEDPHPAAPSGEQP is encoded by the coding sequence GTGTTTCGTGCGCATCGACATCCCCTAGCCCGGCTGCCTGCTCCAGTACACCGCCTGGTCCGCCGGCGGCGAGCAGCTTGGCGACCACATCGACCGGATCTCGCCCTCGCCGCCGGACTCGACGCCTGGTCCTGGATCGAGATCCTCGAACGCCATCTCCGCCTCACCCCCGCGGCCGGATCGAGATCCGCACCCCCCCTGCGCCCCGTCCTCGCCGACGTCGAGGACGGCATCGCCGCACCCGACCCCGGCGACCGCTGGAAGGTCACCTGGCGCCAAGGGCCCGGCGACGACCGGCCCCTGGCCGAGCGGATCACCTCGCTCATCACGCAAGACGAGCTCGCGGTCGGGGCCGTATTCCCCAGCGAGTCCAAGCTCGCCGAACGCCTCGGCGTCTCCCGGCCCAGCCTCCGCAAGGCACTGGCCCAGCTCGAGGCCTCCGGCATCCTCGCCGGCGGCGGCCAGGGCAAACAGCGCACCCTACGGTCCCTCCCGCCCGGAGAAGACCCCCACCCGGCGGCTCCCAGCGGCGAACAGCCATAA
- a CDS encoding transcriptional regulator, translated as MERRSLLGAGVVLGAAVVVRPPAARSAEHPAVSDAELAAVRALFAAGAYERLGRLLPLLLDGAEHGVEAGPAGAARAAWVWVLASQLAVKQGRTGAAGAYAGLAGAAARRSGNAVVLAAAARAGATPLRRTGRTPEALALLKEARAHLTAGPRPSAAELDAAGMVELTAAYTAAQAHQTSTARDFADEADQTALRLARRPHAGGRPLQLSAGQCTLYRIGIHRHLGDLDTALAHAARLDAGQLPTAERRARAATDTARALLDADDAAGAFTQLRLVELAAPAEARRPSVRALTAEVAGARPGLPGLDAYLRRTAPGVNAPAG; from the coding sequence ATGGAGCGGCGGAGCCTGCTGGGCGCGGGAGTTGTGCTGGGTGCCGCGGTGGTCGTACGGCCGCCGGCGGCGCGGTCCGCCGAGCACCCGGCGGTGTCGGACGCCGAACTCGCCGCGGTCCGCGCGCTGTTCGCCGCCGGCGCCTACGAACGGCTCGGCCGGCTGCTGCCGCTGCTCCTGGACGGCGCCGAACACGGTGTCGAGGCGGGTCCGGCGGGCGCCGCCCGGGCGGCCTGGGTGTGGGTGCTGGCCTCCCAGCTGGCCGTCAAACAGGGCCGCACCGGCGCGGCCGGCGCGTACGCGGGCCTGGCCGGGGCCGCGGCCCGCCGGTCCGGGAACGCGGTGGTGCTCGCCGCGGCGGCCCGCGCGGGTGCGACCCCGCTGCGCCGCACCGGCCGCACCCCCGAGGCTCTCGCCTTGCTGAAGGAGGCGCGCGCCCACCTGACGGCCGGCCCACGGCCCTCGGCCGCCGAGCTGGACGCGGCGGGCATGGTGGAGCTCACCGCCGCCTACACCGCCGCCCAGGCCCACCAGACCTCCACCGCCCGGGACTTCGCGGACGAGGCCGACCAGACGGCACTGCGGCTCGCCCGCCGCCCGCACGCCGGCGGCCGGCCGCTGCAGCTGTCGGCCGGCCAGTGCACGCTGTACCGGATCGGGATCCACCGCCACCTCGGCGACCTCGACACCGCCCTCGCCCACGCCGCCCGCCTGGACGCCGGGCAGCTGCCGACGGCCGAGCGCCGCGCCCGGGCCGCCACCGACACCGCCCGCGCCCTGCTCGACGCCGACGATGCGGCCGGCGCCTTCACCCAGCTGCGCCTGGTGGAGCTCGCCGCACCCGCCGAGGCCCGCCGCCCCTCGGTCCGAGCGCTGACCGCCGAGGTCGCCGGGGCCCGGCCCGGCCTGCCGGGCCTGGACGCCTACCTCCGCCGCACCGCGCCCGGGGTGAACGCACCGGCCGGATAA
- a CDS encoding tyrosine-type recombinase/integrase, translated as MTVVGEFLRFGAVHGWVPAETTALLSRPKLLRFTPPGLDTGESGRRRPVGAAVFRFKVTEPGYEDLSGEQIRRMIDAAPSARDRFLIALLACTGLRIGEALGLHRGGMHLLASSRAVGCGVDGPHVHVRRRVDNPNRALAKSRHHRFVPVTADLVALYTDYQYERDDVAEAAESEMVFVNLFRQPLGRAMSYPAAAAVRLFRTVRHPPRHTPPGPTAPDPHPTPAGPDRGPAPRPADAPTGAGPSRPTAGPFFVVPVCCSLPLSAGRVRLGGLRHRF; from the coding sequence ATGACGGTGGTGGGGGAGTTCCTGCGGTTCGGCGCTGTGCACGGCTGGGTGCCGGCTGAGACGACGGCGTTGCTGTCCCGGCCGAAGTTGCTGCGTTTCACCCCGCCCGGCTTGGATACCGGCGAGTCGGGCCGGCGGCGCCCGGTCGGGGCGGCCGTGTTCCGCTTCAAGGTCACCGAGCCGGGCTATGAGGACCTCAGCGGTGAGCAGATCCGCCGGATGATCGATGCGGCTCCGAGTGCCCGGGATCGTTTTCTGATCGCGTTGCTGGCGTGTACGGGGCTGCGGATCGGTGAGGCGCTCGGGCTGCACCGAGGTGGTATGCACCTGCTGGCCTCCTCCCGCGCTGTGGGCTGCGGCGTGGATGGCCCGCACGTGCATGTCCGCCGCCGCGTGGACAACCCCAACCGGGCTCTGGCGAAGTCCCGGCATCACCGCTTCGTGCCGGTCACCGCCGACCTCGTGGCCCTCTACACCGACTACCAGTACGAACGCGACGACGTGGCCGAGGCTGCGGAGTCGGAGATGGTCTTCGTGAACCTGTTCCGCCAGCCGCTGGGCCGGGCGATGTCGTACCCGGCCGCAGCTGCCGTACGGCTGTTCCGGACCGTACGACACCCGCCCCGCCATACCCCGCCGGGGCCAACGGCCCCGGACCCGCACCCGACACCCGCGGGCCCCGACAGGGGCCCGGCCCCGCGCCCCGCCGACGCCCCGACAGGGGCGGGCCCCAGCCGGCCAACGGCCGGCCCCTTCTTCGTTGTGCCGGTCTGCTGCTCGCTGCCGCTCTCTGCGGGGCGGGTGCGGCTGGGGGGACTTAGACATCGTTTCTGA
- a CDS encoding IS5 family transposase (programmed frameshift), which produces MTDLVERLVPDELWTLFRRVVPPTQVARPQGGGRCRAGDRECLAAIIFVAASGCTWRQLPPVFGPAWPTVYRRFAQWSRARVWARLHRIILDKLGARGELDWSRCAIDSVSVRAAKGGPLTGPNPTDRGKNGSKIHLITDRNGLPLSLGISGANLHDSQALEPLVRGIPPIRSRRGPRRRRPARLHADKGYDYDHLRKWLRQRGIRHRIARKGIESSARLGRHRWVVERTVSWLAGCRRLHRRYERTAEHFLAFVGLAAALIGYRRLAR; this is translated from the exons ATGACGGATCTGGTGGAGCGGTTGGTGCCGGACGAGTTGTGGACGCTGTTTCGGCGGGTGGTCCCGCCGACGCAGGTCGCACGCCCGCAGGGCGGTGGGCGGTGTCGGGCTGGGGACCGTGAATGCCTGGCGGCGATCATCTTCGTGGCCGCCTCGGGTTGCACCTGGCGGCAGCTGCCCCCGGTGTTCGGGCCGGCCTGGCCCACGGTCTACCGGCGCTTCGCCCAGTGGAGCCGGGCTCGGGTGTGGGCTCGGCTGCACCGGATCATCCTGGATAAACTCGGCGCCCGAGGTGAGCTGGACTGGTCGCGGTGCGCGATCGACTCGGTCAGTGTGCGGGCCGCAAAAGGGGGCC CACTGACCGGACCGAATCCGACCGACCGCGGCAAGAACGGATCGAAGATCCACCTCATCACGGACCGCAACGGGCTGCCGCTGTCACTGGGCATTTCCGGCGCCAACCTGCACGACAGCCAGGCCCTGGAGCCACTGGTTCGCGGCATCCCACCCATCCGCTCCCGGCGCGGACCCCGCCGCCGGCGCCCGGCCAGACTTCATGCCGACAAGGGATACGACTACGACCACCTGCGGAAATGGCTCCGCCAGCGTGGCATCCGCCACCGCATTGCCCGCAAGGGCATCGAGTCCTCCGCCCGGCTGGGCCGGCACCGCTGGGTGGTGGAGCGGACGGTGTCTTGGCTGGCTGGCTGCCGCCGCCTTCACCGCCGCTACGAACGCACGGCCGAGCACTTCCTGGCCTTCGTCGGCCTCGCCGCCGCCCTCATCGGGTACCGCCGTCTGGCCAGGTGA
- a CDS encoding LysE family transporter, with the protein MLVAYVVPGPDFLVVARAAAEHPSKGRVAALGAQAGLCVHMLAAAVGLSAVAARSPSVYDAVKRPVRRR; encoded by the coding sequence ATGCTGGTGGCGTACGTGGTCCCCGGCCCAGACTTCCTCGTGGTGGCGAGGGCGGCTGCCGAGCATCCGTCGAAGGGGCGGGTGGCCGCGCTGGGTGCGCAGGCCGGGCTGTGCGTCCACATGCTCGCCGCCGCCGTCGGGCTGTCGGCGGTCGCTGCCCGTTCCCCGTCGGTGTATGACGCGGTCAAAAGGCCAGTCCGGCGTCGGTAA
- a CDS encoding SSI family serine proteinase inhibitor — protein sequence MRRHIAAVSAATLLTLACAAGVAEAQPTSLYAPSAVVLTVAQGGEDGTVVRAATLSCAPTAQGTHPDPEAACAALAATAGTLDTLLATPDTDRACPMHYDPVTVTADGVWQGKRISWKHSFSNACVMATTLNGNALYAF from the coding sequence GTGCGTCGCCACATCGCTGCCGTCTCCGCCGCTACCCTTCTGACCCTGGCCTGCGCCGCCGGTGTCGCGGAAGCGCAGCCCACCAGCCTGTACGCCCCCTCCGCCGTGGTCCTCACCGTCGCCCAGGGCGGGGAGGACGGCACCGTCGTACGGGCGGCCACCCTCAGCTGCGCGCCGACCGCGCAGGGAACGCACCCCGACCCGGAGGCCGCCTGTGCGGCCCTCGCCGCCACCGCCGGCACCCTCGACACGCTCCTGGCCACGCCGGACACCGACCGCGCCTGCCCGATGCACTACGACCCCGTCACCGTCACGGCGGACGGCGTGTGGCAGGGCAAGCGCATCTCCTGGAAGCACAGCTTCTCGAACGCGTGCGTCATGGCCACGACCCTCAACGGGAACGCCCTCTACGCGTTCTGA